The genomic segment ACGGCCGGACCAGCACCGCGTCCAGCCGGCCGGTCCGGACGTAGCTGCGGAGGTGGTCGATGTTGCCCACCGTCAGGTCGGCGAGGGCGAACCCGCAGGAGGAGAGCCCCACCATCAGCATCGCCTCGCGTACCTCGAACCCGCCGATGGTGCGGGTGACCTGGAAGAGCACGAGCACGGTCAGCACGTCGAAGACGGTGGAGCCGACGTTGGCCGCCAGATCGACCGCGAACGAGGCGCGGTAGGAGGCCTGTGACCTGGCCTGCCCGCGCAGCAGCGCCAGGTAGGCCCGCCCGGCGCCGGCCGTCCGGTCAGCCACCCTGCACCACCAGCCGCCGCTCCGCCCGGCGCTGCACGGCCCGGCAGGCCAGGATGATGAGCACCGCCCAGCCGGCCTGCAGCACCACGGACGCGAGCTGCGTCGACGGGCGGTCGCGCTCCACCGCCACGTCCAGCGGTATCTGCAGGAGACTCGGGAACGGGGTGCCGATCCAGAGCGGCAGCGCGAGCCAGTCGGGCAGGAACCGCAGCGGGAAGTACAGCCCGGCCAGCACGCCGCTGCCAAGCCCCCAGACGGTGAGCGGTCCACGCGCGTCGTGCAGCCAGTACGCGGTGGCGTTGACCAGGTATCGGCACCCGAAGCAGACCACCACGGCCAGGGCGGCGGAGAGCACGAAGAGCGGCCCGGTGAACCAGCGGTCGGGCAGGTGCATCTCGAAGAAGAGCGGTGCGGTCAGCACCGGCGGCAGGAAGCGGGTCATCGCCGCGTGCCCGGCCCGGCCGAGGTCGGCCGCGAGGTAGCTGACCACCGGGTGCACCGGCCGCAGCAGGTCGCTCGCCACCTCGCCGGTGCGGATCCGCTCGGCCAGGTCGGTCCAGCCGCCGATCCAGACGACGGCGAGCAGGCCCTGCCCCACCCAGACGAAGGTGACAAGCTGCGCGGGCCGGTAGCCGGCGACGGCACCGCCGGCCCCGGCCGCCACCGCGAGCAGGACGTAGCACCGCAGGAATCCGAAGACGGTGTTGGTGAAAGCTCCGGCGAGCGTCGCCTGGCGGTAGGTAGAGTACCGACGAAACCCCGATCCGGTTATCGCGGTAAATGTCCGAAACCATAGAATAATGTTTCGGATGAGGGGCGGTGGCACAGTGGCGGTGAACAAGCCCACGCCGTTACCCTCCTTCCGCGACCATGCACCGAACCGGGTGACGTTATCCGGTGCCCCTGGCTGCCCCGCGACAGATTTTCGACGAGGTGACACCCCCGTGAGCGAGCGACGCGAGCCGTTCCACCGGCCGCGTCTCGCGCCGGACACGGGTCGGGGTGCCCGATGACCATCGACCGGTACCCGACCCGGTGGGGCGAGGAGACCGCCGACCCGGATTGGGTGACCGCGCCCACCGCGGAGTGGGAGGCCGTCTTCCCGGGCCAGCGGTACCCGGGCGACCACGGCGACCACGGGGCGGCCGAGCCGCGACCCCGTCGACCCGGCGAGCGGCCGGCCGGTCCGGCCGGGCGGGCCACCGTCTTCGGGCCGAACGGCGATCCGGCCCGCGCTCCGGACGGGTTCGACGCCGACGGGTACGACCAGGCCGGCGCACCGGGTGGCGACCGGCGGCGCCCCGGCCGCAACGGCCGGGGCCGGGACCGGGACGCCTGGGAACCGGACGGCTGGGAAGAGCCGGACGAGCGGGCCGGTCTCCGCCCGGACAAGCGCGGCGGCCCCCGCCCCGACGAACGCGGCAGACCCCGGCCGGACGAGCGCGGCGGGGTGCGTCCCGGCCGGCGCGACCTCGATCCGGCGGACGAAGGCCGGCGGGCCGGACGCGACGGGCGCGGCGCCCCGCCCGGCGGCCGGCCGACCTGGTCCGAGCCGCACGACCCGGCGCCGGTCTCCGCGTCGCGGTCCGGGCCGAGCGGCGCGAAGTGGCTCGACGATCCGCCCGAGCCACAGTGGCTGGACGACCCGCCGGAACCGCTGGGACGTGGCCGTCCGGCGCAGCGGCCGGCCCCCGCCCGACGCGACGGACCACCGCCGGGCCGGGGCGAGCCGCCGCGACGTGGCGAGCCGATCCGGCCGGGCGAGGCCGCCCGCCGTGATGAACCGGGCCGTCGCGACGAGCCGGTCCGCCGTGCTGCGCCCCTGCGCGACCAGCGCGACGCGCCAGCCCGCGACCAGCGCGAGGCCCCGGTTCGCGACCAGCGCGAGGCGGCCCGGCGGGACGAACCGGGTCGCCGGGACCGACCGGCCCGGCGCGACGACCAGATCCGGCGCGACGAGCACCTTGACGGACCACAGCGCGACGGACCGCGCCACGACGAGCCGACGTATGACGGCCCGCGTCGCGGGAGGTCGCAGCGTGCAGGGCAACGTCACGATGGGCCTCAGCGCGACGGCCCGCAGCGCGAGGGTCCTCGGCGTGGCGAACCGTTGCGGCCGGCGGCGTACGGTGCGCCGCCCGGACCGCCGCCGGCCCAGGGCTGGCGGGATGGGGCCGAACTCGACGCCGCCGACGACGACGCCTGGTTCGGCAACGACCGGTCGGCGGCCGCGCCGGGATGGGCGGCGAGCGGCCGCCGCCCCGACCGGGAGACACCGCCGGCCCGGCAGGGCGGGCGCTTCCTCGACCCGGTCGAAGTGGACGGTCCCACCCGCGATCTTCGGACCCCACCCGGGCTCGCCCGCCGCCCCGACCGGTCGACCTGGCCCGAACGGCCGGACCGCCCCGAACGCCTCCAGCCGGGCGACCGCGTCCAACCCGGTGACCGCGTCCAGCCGGGCGAGCGGGTCCAATCGGGTGCGCACCCCGAACCCGGTGACCGGGTCGAGCGGGTGGACCGGTCCCGGCCACCCGTCGCCCCGCCGGCCGCCGGCCTGCGGCTGGAGTTCCGCACCGGGGCCACCACCGGGCGCGCCGAGGAGTCGGCGCCGCCGGCCCGACCGGCCCTCGACGCCGACGACGCTCCCGTTTCCCCGGCCGGCTCCACCGACCGGGCCGAGCCACACGGTGTCGGGCCGAGCGGCACGGCGGGCGACCGCTCGGGCGACGCCGCCCGGGTCGGTACCGACCACCGCCACCGCGCGGCCGGCGCGGACCGGGCCGACCAGGACGACCAGGCCGAGTGGGCCGACATCGAGCCGGCGTCCAGCGGCCCGGTCGACGGACCGCCCGTCGAACCCGCCTCCTCCCGGCTCGGTGAGCCGGAACTCATCGTGGTCGGCCGCCGGGAGATACCCGAGCCTCGGGATCCGGGCGACGACGCTGCGACCACAACGCCGCCGGTCGGGTCGCCGTCGTCCGAGTCACCCGCCCCCGACTCGGACGAGCCGACCACCGGTTCGGCGGCGGAGGTCGCCGGCGCCGGCTACGACCCGCTCACCGATCCGATCCGGGAACCGCTCGCGGAATCGGTCCTGGCCAGCCCGACCGATCCCGTGGCCGAGCAGAAACCCGATCCGCTGACCGACCCGATCCCCGCGGACCAACTGCCGGACCCGGACCTGGCGTCCACCGCGCCGGCCGACTCGGTGGTCGCCAGCCCGGACACGGTGCTGCCGGTCGGGCCCGCCTCCGGCGCGGCCACCGCGCTGAGCGCGCCGACGATGCTCGCCCCGATCGTCCGCACCGACGACCCGCCGCCGACCGAGTCGGCGGCCCCGGCGGAACCCGAGCGGCCGGCCGACCCGGAGCACGTGCTCGCCACCTACCAGTGGCGGTTCCACCACGAGACGCTGCGGGAGCTGGTCGAGGATCCGGACGAGCTGCGGGCCATCCGGGACCGGCTGACCGAGAAGCTCGACCCGGCCACCGACAACCGGACCCGGGCCCGGTTGCTCAGCCTGCGTGCCGTGGTCTCGCGGATTCTCGGTGATCTGGGCAAGGCCCTCGCCGACGGCAAGCTGGGGCTGGCCCACGCCGAGGCGACCGGCGAGCTGCGCCGGATCGCCATCGCCCAGGCCCGGCTGGCGCACGTGCTGCAGTGGCGCGGCGAGTTCGACGAGGCCGACCGGCTCTTCGAGGAGGCGAACTCGTCGGAGCTGCCCGACCGGCTGCGGGCCACCATGCACGAGCACGCCGGCCGGTCCTGCTACGACCAGGGCCGCTACATGGAGGCCTGCAACCATTTCGAGAAGGCGTTGGAGCTGCGCAAGGTCGAGGACCCGGAGCTGATCGCGCGGACCGAGCTGGCGTTGGACGCGGTGTTCAGCCGGGTCGCGCAGAACGGGTGGGGCCCGTATCCGCGTACCCGGGAAGAGGTCCTGCGGCTGCACCGGCCGCCGCTGCCGACGTTCAGCGAGCAGGCGAAGCGCTGGGGTTACGCGGACCCGGACGGGCAGCTCGTGGTCGCACCGAACTACGCCGACGCGCAGCCGTTCCGCGACGGCGTCGCCTGGGTACGCCGGCCGGAGGCCCGGACCTGGGAACTGATCGACGAGTCGGGCGCCACCCTGATCGACGCGTCCACCGGGTACCTCAACGTCGGGTCGTTCAACGACGGGCTGGCCTGGGTGTCCCGCGACGGCGCCCGGACCTGGATCGCGATCGACAAGACGAACCGGGCGGTGATCACCGTCGGCTACGACGACGTCCGTCCGTTCCGGCGCGGCATCGCCGCGATCCGCCGGCTCGGGGTCTGGGGCGCCGTCGACAAGACCGGCAAGGTGGTGGTGGCGCCCCGGTACGACGGCTTCACCACCGCGCTCACCGACGGCCGCTACATCGACGGCTTCACCGACGAGGGCCTGGCGATCGTCGACATGGGCGGCCGCAAGGGGGTCATCGACCGGACCGGCAAGGTGCTGGTGGCGCCGGTCCACCCGGCCCTGGTCATCCACCCGGTGGCGTTCCTGATCGGCAGCGGTACCGGCAAGTGGGGCGCGCTGGACCGGCGCGGCGCCCCGCTCATCGACGCCTACCACCCCAGCCGCACCGCGGTGATGGACGAGATCGACCGGCTGCTGGCGGACACCAAGCCGGTGCTGTGAGCCGCCCGGCGCCTTCGGGTGGACGGGCCGGCCTGGCGTTAGGGTCGACGGTATGGAATTCCGACACCTTGGCCGCTCCGGCCTGATCATCAGCGAGATCTCGTACGGAAACTGGATCACTCACGGTTCGCAGGTCGAGGAGGAGGCCGCGGCGGCGTGCGTGCGCGCGGCGCTGGACTCGGGTATCACCAGCTTCGACACGGCCGACGTGTACGCCGGCACCCGGGCCGAGGAGGTGCTCGGTCGGGCGCTGCGCGGCGAGCGCCGGGAAGGGCTGGAGATCTTCACGAAGGTCTTCTGGCCGACCGGCCCGGGACGCAACGACCGGGGCCTGTCGCGCAAGCACATCATGGAGTCGATCAATGGCTCGCTGCGCCGGCTGCAGACCGACTACGTGGATCTCTATCAGGCGCACCGGTTCGACTACTCGACGCCGCTGGAGGAGACGATGGTGGCGTTCGCCGACATCGTGCACGCCGGCAAGGCGCACTACATCGGCGTGTCCGAGTGGCAGGCGTCGCAGATCCGCGAGGCGCACGAGCTGGCCCGGGAGCTGAAGATCCAGCTGGTCTCCAACCAGCCGCAGTACTCGATGCTCTGGCGGGTCATCGAGTCCGAGGTCGTCCCCACCTCGGAGGAGCTCGGCCTCGGCCAGATCGTCTTCTCGCCGATCGCCCAGGGGGTGCTCTCCGGCAAGTACGTTCCCGGTCAGGCGCCGCCGGCCGGTTCCCGGGCCACCGACGACAAGTCCGGCGCCGGGTTCATCGCCCGGTTCATGACCGACGAGGTGCTCGGCACGGTGCAGCGGCTCAAGCCGCTCGCCGACCAGGCCGGCCTGAGCATGGCCCAGCTGGCGATCGCCTGGGTGCTGCAGAACCCGAACGTCTCGTCGGCGATCGTCGGGGCGTCCCGGCCGGAGCAGGTGTTCGACAACGTCAAGGCCAGCGGCGTGAAGCTCGACGCCGACCTGCTCAAGAAGATCGACGAGATCGTCGAGCCGATCACCGAGCGCGACCCGGGCAAGACCCAGAGCCCGGCCGAACGGCCCTGATCGTCCGCGCCCGGTGTCCGTCGACGCGTCGGCGGGCGCCGGGCGCGACGGCCCGGTCAGAAGGACCAGAAGCGGATCAGGTCCAGGCCGGCGGAGTAGAGGGCGGGCGGCAGTCCGATCGCGTCGGCGACGGCGAACACGGCCGCGAAGAACCAGCCGCCGACCCGCGGGTTCCACAGCAGGGCGAACAGCAGCAGGAAGCCGAACGGGGCGAGCAGGTCGTAGCCGCGCCGCCACTGCGGCGACAGCCACGGCGCGAGCATGTTGCCGCCGTCCAGGCCCGGCACCGGCAGCAGGTTCAGCACGCTCGCGGTCAACTGCAGGAACGCCAGCAGCGCCACCCCGGCCCAGAACGGCGGATGGGCCGACACCTGCACCCCGATCGCGAACGGCAGCACCAGCAGCAGGGTGAACGCCACGTTGGTCGCCGGGCCGGCGAGGCTGACCAGGGTGTGCCGCAGCCGCCCGGGGATCCGGTGCCGGTCGACCCAGACGGCGCCGCCGGGCAGGCCGATGCCGCCCAGCAGCACCACCACGACCGGCAGCACGATGGAGAGCAACGGGTGGCTGTAGCGCAGCGGGTTGAGCGTGAGGTAGCCGCGGTGCGCCACCGCCCGGTCCCCGGCCCGGAACGCGATCACCGCGTGCGCGTACTCGTGCAGGCAGAGTGAGACCAGCCAGCCGGCGACCACGAAGACGAAGACCGCCAGCCGGGGGCTGCCGACCTCGTGCCAGGCGAGCAGTCCGCCGCCGACGAAGGCCGCCACCAGGGCGAGGAAGATCGGGCTCGGCCGGAACGCCTCCCGGGGTACGCCGAGCAGCAGCCGCCCGTCGTCCGACCAGCCGTTGGCCATCGCGGCTACTCGGCCGCCGGCAGCAGACTCATCCGGTACTCCAGCCGGTCGTCCTCGACGAGGGCGACCGAGGTGACGCCGGTGGCAGCCAACTCACGCCACATCTGGCCGATCCAGGACTCGGCGTCGGCCTGGCTGCCGAACGTCT from the Solwaraspora sp. WMMD1047 genome contains:
- a CDS encoding WG repeat-containing protein, with the protein product MTIDRYPTRWGEETADPDWVTAPTAEWEAVFPGQRYPGDHGDHGAAEPRPRRPGERPAGPAGRATVFGPNGDPARAPDGFDADGYDQAGAPGGDRRRPGRNGRGRDRDAWEPDGWEEPDERAGLRPDKRGGPRPDERGRPRPDERGGVRPGRRDLDPADEGRRAGRDGRGAPPGGRPTWSEPHDPAPVSASRSGPSGAKWLDDPPEPQWLDDPPEPLGRGRPAQRPAPARRDGPPPGRGEPPRRGEPIRPGEAARRDEPGRRDEPVRRAAPLRDQRDAPARDQREAPVRDQREAARRDEPGRRDRPARRDDQIRRDEHLDGPQRDGPRHDEPTYDGPRRGRSQRAGQRHDGPQRDGPQREGPRRGEPLRPAAYGAPPGPPPAQGWRDGAELDAADDDAWFGNDRSAAAPGWAASGRRPDRETPPARQGGRFLDPVEVDGPTRDLRTPPGLARRPDRSTWPERPDRPERLQPGDRVQPGDRVQPGERVQSGAHPEPGDRVERVDRSRPPVAPPAAGLRLEFRTGATTGRAEESAPPARPALDADDAPVSPAGSTDRAEPHGVGPSGTAGDRSGDAARVGTDHRHRAAGADRADQDDQAEWADIEPASSGPVDGPPVEPASSRLGEPELIVVGRREIPEPRDPGDDAATTTPPVGSPSSESPAPDSDEPTTGSAAEVAGAGYDPLTDPIREPLAESVLASPTDPVAEQKPDPLTDPIPADQLPDPDLASTAPADSVVASPDTVLPVGPASGAATALSAPTMLAPIVRTDDPPPTESAAPAEPERPADPEHVLATYQWRFHHETLRELVEDPDELRAIRDRLTEKLDPATDNRTRARLLSLRAVVSRILGDLGKALADGKLGLAHAEATGELRRIAIAQARLAHVLQWRGEFDEADRLFEEANSSELPDRLRATMHEHAGRSCYDQGRYMEACNHFEKALELRKVEDPELIARTELALDAVFSRVAQNGWGPYPRTREEVLRLHRPPLPTFSEQAKRWGYADPDGQLVVAPNYADAQPFRDGVAWVRRPEARTWELIDESGATLIDASTGYLNVGSFNDGLAWVSRDGARTWIAIDKTNRAVITVGYDDVRPFRRGIAAIRRLGVWGAVDKTGKVVVAPRYDGFTTALTDGRYIDGFTDEGLAIVDMGGRKGVIDRTGKVLVAPVHPALVIHPVAFLIGSGTGKWGALDRRGAPLIDAYHPSRTAVMDEIDRLLADTKPVL
- a CDS encoding aldo/keto reductase family protein, which gives rise to MEFRHLGRSGLIISEISYGNWITHGSQVEEEAAAACVRAALDSGITSFDTADVYAGTRAEEVLGRALRGERREGLEIFTKVFWPTGPGRNDRGLSRKHIMESINGSLRRLQTDYVDLYQAHRFDYSTPLEETMVAFADIVHAGKAHYIGVSEWQASQIREAHELARELKIQLVSNQPQYSMLWRVIESEVVPTSEELGLGQIVFSPIAQGVLSGKYVPGQAPPAGSRATDDKSGAGFIARFMTDEVLGTVQRLKPLADQAGLSMAQLAIAWVLQNPNVSSAIVGASRPEQVFDNVKASGVKLDADLLKKIDEIVEPITERDPGKTQSPAERP
- a CDS encoding site-2 protease family protein, which produces MANGWSDDGRLLLGVPREAFRPSPIFLALVAAFVGGGLLAWHEVGSPRLAVFVFVVAGWLVSLCLHEYAHAVIAFRAGDRAVAHRGYLTLNPLRYSHPLLSIVLPVVVVLLGGIGLPGGAVWVDRHRIPGRLRHTLVSLAGPATNVAFTLLLVLPFAIGVQVSAHPPFWAGVALLAFLQLTASVLNLLPVPGLDGGNMLAPWLSPQWRRGYDLLAPFGFLLLFALLWNPRVGGWFFAAVFAVADAIGLPPALYSAGLDLIRFWSF
- a CDS encoding ABC-2 family transporter protein; amino-acid sequence: MAAGAGGAVAGYRPAQLVTFVWVGQGLLAVVWIGGWTDLAERIRTGEVASDLLRPVHPVVSYLAADLGRAGHAAMTRFLPPVLTAPLFFEMHLPDRWFTGPLFVLSAALAVVVCFGCRYLVNATAYWLHDARGPLTVWGLGSGVLAGLYFPLRFLPDWLALPLWIGTPFPSLLQIPLDVAVERDRPSTQLASVVLQAGWAVLIILACRAVQRRAERRLVVQGG